ACCCGGCGGTCGAGGAGACGGCGTGGGAGTTGGGCCTCGGGCGAGCGCGCGTGCTCTCCCGGGAGGGCCGCATCGAAGCGGCGCAGCGCTGGTATGACGGTGATCACGGCCCCGCCGCGCCCATCTCCACCGCGGCCCCGGCCGCCGCCCGTTGCGGCACCTGCGGCTTCTACCTGCCACTGGCTGGTGCGATGCGGCAGGCATTCGGGGCGTGTGGCAACTTCTACGCCCCGGACGACGGTCGGGTGGTGAGTGCCGACCACGGTTGCGGTGCCCACTCCGAGACGTTGATCGAGGCTGCCGAGACCGCGGTCGAAGAGCTACCCACGGTGTACGACGACAGCGCGGTGGAGGCCATGTCGGTCAGCCGTGCCCCGGGCTCCGTGGAGACGGCCGAGCCGGCGGAGCCGTACGGGCACTCCTGATCGTTCGCGTCGGGGTGGCCCGGCGCGGTGGTCAGGTCAGCTCGCGCGGCGGCGGCGTCGGTTGGCGTCGTGCCGCATCATCACGGCGAGGCCCGGGAAGCCCCACAGGAAACCGGCGAGGCAGGTCCAGAGCCAGTTCTCGTGACCGTGGTCGGTCAGCCAACCCCGAAAGAAGATCAGCAGGACCAGCCCGACCACCGCCCAGGCGATCAGCCCGGCGAGGGCGAACGGCACCATCGGCGGGTCCAGTGGTGCGGGCCGCGGTGGCTGCTCGTTCGGCATTCGGCAAGCGTACGCGATCTACTTTCCCTGCCCGCTGCTGATCTGGGACGATGCGCGCGACAACCGGAAGATCACCTGCGAGGACCTGATGGCAGTAGCGCCGCCCGAAAACGGCACACCCAAACCCGCTCACCCGCGTAACGGCTTCGACCGGTTCTTCGAGATCTCTGCCCGTGGCTCGACGTTGAGCCGCGAGGTACGTGGCGGCCTGGCGACCTTCTTCACGATGGCGTACATCGTGGTGCTCAACCCGCTGATCCTGGGCGGTGCGGTCGACGGTGACGGCAAGACCCTGCCGATCCCCGCGCTGGCTGCGGCGACCGCGCTGGTCGCCGGCCTGATGACCATCCTGATGGGTGTGGTCGGCCGGTTCCCGTTGGCGCTCGCCGCCGGTCTGGGCGTCAACGCCCTGGTGGCGTACGAGATCGCTCCCGAGATGACCTGGGCCGACGCGATGGGCCTGGTCGTGATCGAGGGTGTGATCATCGCGGTGCTGGTGCTGACCGGTCTGCGGACCGCGGTGTTCCGCTCGGTGCCGACGCAGATGAAGACCGCGATCGGGGTCGGCATCGGGCTGTTCCTGACCATCATCGGCCTGGTGGACGCCGGCTTCGTCCGGCGGATCCCGGACGCCGCCAACACCACCGTCCCGGTTGGCCTGGGCATCGGCGGCAAGCTGGTGAGCTGGCCGCTGCTGGTCTTCGTGGTGGGTCTGCTGCTCACACTGGTGCTGGTGGTGCGCCGGGTGAAGGGGGCGATCCTGATCGGCATCCTCGCCTCGACGGTGCTGGCGGTGATCGTGGAGGCGATCGGCAACATCGGCCCGTCGTTCGTCAACGGTCAGCCCAACCCGAAGGGCTGGTCGTTGAACGTGCCGGAGCTGCCGAAGACGGTGGTCGACCTGCCGGACCTGTCGCTGCTCGGCAAGTTCAACGTGTTCGACTCGTGGGGCCGGGCCGGCTGGGTGGTCGTGCTGATGTTCGTCTTCACGCTGCTGGTCACGGACTTCTTCGACACCATGGGCACGATGGTGGCGGTGGGCCAGGAGGGTGGCCTGCTCGACGAGGGGGGCACTCCGCCGCGAGCCAAGGAGATCCTGCTGGTCGACTCGATCGCCGCGGCGGCCGGTGGCGCGGCCAGCACCTCCAGCAACACGTCGTACATCGAGAGTGCCGCCGGTGTCGGGGAGGGTGCCCGGACCGGCGTGGCCAGCCTGGTCACCGGCGTGCTCTTCCTGCTGGCGATGTTCCTTGCGCCGCTTGTGGTGATCGTGCCGTTCGAGGCGGCCTCGACGGCCCTGGTGGTGGTCGGTTTCCTGATGATGACCGCGGTGCGGACGATCGACTGGTCCGATTACGAGATCGCCATCCCGGCGTTCCTCACGATCGTGCTGATGCCGTTCACCTACTCGATTTCCAATGGGATCGGTGCCGGCATGATCACCTTCGTCGTGCTCAAGCTGGCCCGGGGTAAGGCCCGGGAAGTCCACCCCTTGCTGTACGGGGTGGCCGCTCTGTTCGTGCTGTACTTCCTGCGTGGGCCGATCGAGTCTCTGGTCCTCTGATCGATGTCAGGGCGGGGAGTCGATCGGGATTCCCCGCCCGTAACATCATGAATCCTCTCGTGAGCCTGGTCATAACAGATGTCGTTAGCCATGCTCATTAGTTAAGCTAACTACTGTGACGGAGCGGACGGTGACGGCGAAACGCGTGCCACCGGCGCAGCTGGCCCCTCAGCTGCGTGATGCGATCACTCGACTCAACCGGCGGGTCCGCCAGGCCCGACCGGTCGGCGACCTCACGGTCACCCAGGTCTCCGCGCTCACCAGCCTGCGGCTGGCGGGCGCGATGACGCCCCGGGAGCTGGCCGACGTCGAGCGGGTGCAGCCACCGACGATGACGAAGATCGTCGGGAAGCTGGAGGACCGCGGCCTTGTGCGGCGGACACCCCATCCGACCGACGGCCGGCAGGTCATCCTCGCGGCGACCGAGGGAGGGGAGGCCGTGCTCGACCAGTTCGAGCGGGCCCGCGACGAGTGGCTGGCTCACCGGCTGGCCGCACTGGACGAGGACGAACGGGAGACCCTGCAGAGGGCCGCCGAGATTCTTCAGCAGCTCGCTCGCGCCTGAGCCGCGCCCGCCCCACCGGGTCCGTGCCGTCACCTGTCGATGACGCGTACGTCCGGAGGAGGCGCACCAAGAGTGCAGGCGAAGCTGAGCACGATGTTCCAGTCCTTACAGGTCCGCAACTACCGCCTTTTCGCATCCGGGCAGCTGATCAAGTTGATCGGCGTCTGGATGATGTTCATCGCCCAGGACTGGCTCGTCCTCGAGCTCTCCAACAACTCGGCCACCGCGCTCGGCGTGGTCACCGCCTGTCAGTTCACCCCGGTGCTCCTGCTCACCCTGCTCTCCGGCCGGCTCGCCGACCGGTACGACAAGCGGGTGCTGCTCTTCGTCGCCAACACCTTCTGGACCGTGCTGGCGCTCGGCATGTCCGTGCTGGTCCTCACCGACCTGGTGCAGCTCTGGCACGTCTTCGCCTTCGCCGCGCTGCTCGGCACGGCCAACGCCGTGGAGACCCCGGTCCGTCAGGCGTTCGTCTCCGAACTCGTCGGCACGCCGCTGCTGCCCAACGCCTTGTCGCTGAACGCCGCCGTGTTCAACTCGGCGCGGATCGTCGGCCCGGCCGTCGCCGGCCTGGCGATCGCCGCCTTCGACGTCGGCCCGGTCTTCCTCTTCACCGCCCTCAGCTCCGTCGCGCCCCTGGTCAACGTGGTCCGGATGCGTACGGCCGACCTGCACCGCGACGCCCTGCTGCCGCGCGACGAGCGGGCGTCCGCACGGGTCATCGACGGGCTGCGGTACGTGTCGCGCCGCCCCGACCTGCTGCTGCCGATGGCGGTCATGTCGGTGATCGGCATGTCGCTGTTCAACTTTCAGCTCACCCTCGCCGCGCTGGCGAAGACGGTCTTCCACACCGGTGCCGCCTCCTTCGGCCTGTTCAGCACGGCGCTGGCCGTGGGCGCGCTCGGCGGCGCGCTCAGCGGCACCGGTCGGCGGAGCCGGCCGTCGGTCTGGCTGGTGCTCGGCGCGGCGATCGCCTGCGCCAGCTTCGGCACCCTGGTCGGTCTCGCCTCGACGTACTGGCTGGTCGTGGCACTGCTGGTGCCGACCGGCTTCTTCATGGTCTTCTTCGCCCAGGCCGCCAACCAGCGGGTCCAGTTGGGCGTCGACGCGGCCTTCCGGGGCCGGGTGATGGCGCTGTGGGTGCTGGTCTTCCTGGG
The nucleotide sequence above comes from Micromonospora luteifusca. Encoded proteins:
- a CDS encoding DUF3027 domain-containing protein, whose amino-acid sequence is MGNNGEVTRPASTRAARLDQVCAAAVEVARAGITEVDADDVGDHLQVVAEGERLVTHYFECRLAGYRGWRWAVTVTRVSRSKTVTICETVLLPGPDALLAPGWLPWQERLKPGDLGPGDLLPTSPDDDRLVPGYLLSDDPAVEETAWELGLGRARVLSREGRIEAAQRWYDGDHGPAAPISTAAPAAARCGTCGFYLPLAGAMRQAFGACGNFYAPDDGRVVSADHGCGAHSETLIEAAETAVEELPTVYDDSAVEAMSVSRAPGSVETAEPAEPYGHS
- a CDS encoding DUF2530 domain-containing protein, yielding MPNEQPPRPAPLDPPMVPFALAGLIAWAVVGLVLLIFFRGWLTDHGHENWLWTCLAGFLWGFPGLAVMMRHDANRRRRRAS
- a CDS encoding NCS2 family permease, with the protein product MAVAPPENGTPKPAHPRNGFDRFFEISARGSTLSREVRGGLATFFTMAYIVVLNPLILGGAVDGDGKTLPIPALAAATALVAGLMTILMGVVGRFPLALAAGLGVNALVAYEIAPEMTWADAMGLVVIEGVIIAVLVLTGLRTAVFRSVPTQMKTAIGVGIGLFLTIIGLVDAGFVRRIPDAANTTVPVGLGIGGKLVSWPLLVFVVGLLLTLVLVVRRVKGAILIGILASTVLAVIVEAIGNIGPSFVNGQPNPKGWSLNVPELPKTVVDLPDLSLLGKFNVFDSWGRAGWVVVLMFVFTLLVTDFFDTMGTMVAVGQEGGLLDEGGTPPRAKEILLVDSIAAAAGGAASTSSNTSYIESAAGVGEGARTGVASLVTGVLFLLAMFLAPLVVIVPFEAASTALVVVGFLMMTAVRTIDWSDYEIAIPAFLTIVLMPFTYSISNGIGAGMITFVVLKLARGKAREVHPLLYGVAALFVLYFLRGPIESLVL
- a CDS encoding MarR family winged helix-turn-helix transcriptional regulator, whose translation is MTERTVTAKRVPPAQLAPQLRDAITRLNRRVRQARPVGDLTVTQVSALTSLRLAGAMTPRELADVERVQPPTMTKIVGKLEDRGLVRRTPHPTDGRQVILAATEGGEAVLDQFERARDEWLAHRLAALDEDERETLQRAAEILQQLARA
- a CDS encoding MFS transporter, giving the protein MQAKLSTMFQSLQVRNYRLFASGQLIKLIGVWMMFIAQDWLVLELSNNSATALGVVTACQFTPVLLLTLLSGRLADRYDKRVLLFVANTFWTVLALGMSVLVLTDLVQLWHVFAFAALLGTANAVETPVRQAFVSELVGTPLLPNALSLNAAVFNSARIVGPAVAGLAIAAFDVGPVFLFTALSSVAPLVNVVRMRTADLHRDALLPRDERASARVIDGLRYVSRRPDLLLPMAVMSVIGMSLFNFQLTLAALAKTVFHTGAASFGLFSTALAVGALGGALSGTGRRSRPSVWLVLGAAIACASFGTLVGLASTYWLVVALLVPTGFFMVFFAQAANQRVQLGVDAAFRGRVMALWVLVFLGTNPVGAPLIGWVAENFGAGASIWMGGLISLAAALIALTWQLRRSGARLRFRVLPMPRFYVTSTDC